The following DNA comes from Flavobacterium sp. N3904.
CGGATTGAATTACTATTAATTCCTCAAATCTTGAACAGCAATTATAATAGAAAAACCTATCCCACAAACTAATTTTATATATGCCTTTTTCCGCTACCCGAGTTTCATGGGACACCAATGTAAAACACTACGTCCGTAACGGATTAATTGACAACTTACCCAATACTTTAAAAGCTCAAATTCCTAAAACAAATCGATATCGATGGAAACGGGAAGCTGATAACAAATATAAAGGCTGCGAAGTTGCCCATTTTATAAAAGAAGAGTTGGAATTGATAAAAAGAACGGGAGAATCTAGAAATGCAAAAAAGGTTATGGAAACCTATTTTAAACTATCAGATACCTATCACAAAATCACGAGCAGTGTCAAAGGCTCTAAAAAGCAAGTGGCGTTACAAAAAGAAAAAATAGTCAATGCCATCGAAAAGGCAAAAGAGTTTGTGCCTATTGCAACAGCGTTAAAGATTTTCAATATTTCGAGAGCCACTTATCATAATTACAAAACAATTGTCATTAACAAATGTGATGCTTCTTATTTTTTATGGTGTATCAAACAATATCCACACCAATTATTAAAAAAGGAAATTTTCCAAATCAAAAACTATATGGAAAACAAAACGTATTCACATTGGTCAAAAGCTTCCGTTTATTTATTGGCATTACGAAATAAAGAAATTTCCTTTTGTCTGACCACTTTTTACAAATATGCCAAACTTTTAGGGTATGCCAAACCAAGGCACTTGCAACCTAAAATAAAATATTCCTCGTTTAAAAGTTTGAGACCTAATGAAATATGGTGTGCCGATGTGACAATATTAAAAACATCTGACGGTAAAAAACAGCACATTCATTTCCTGATGGACCATTATTCCAAGATGATTTTGGGTTACAGCGTTGAAAAGAGCTCCAGCCCAAAAGCCATTAAAAAGCTATTGCAAGAAGCTTATTTAAAATACAAAAACAAAGACCCTATCACTCTTGTAACTGATGGTGGAGTAGAGAATTTAAACAAAACGGTTCAAAATTTTTTACGCACTACCGATCCAGATATAAAGCACCTTATTGCTCAAAAAGATATTCCTTTCTCCAATTCTAAAATAGAAGCCTTTAACAAAATTATCAAACACCAGTTTTTATTACCTCGTAATTTAGAAGATAGAAAGCAACTTATAAATGCTTTAGCGGAAGATGTTCCTACTTACAATACAATCCGTCCACAATATTCCTTGCAGGGTAATACCCCAGCTGAAACATTCTCGGGAAAACCTTTGGATATAAGCCATTACAAATCCCATTTTGATAACCAAAGGAAATTGAGAGTAACCCAAAATCTAAAAAATAAATGCACAGGATGCAAATAATATTAAAAAACAAAACCTAATGCTAGATAATTCCAACTTTAGGTTTTTATTATTTGAACAATTTTTAGTAATGTTACTTTATTTAAAACGATTTGTAACACCCTCATCTTTAAGAACAATTCCTTATATGGGACGATTTATTATAAAAGAATCGCGTTATTAGCAGGGCACTTTTTTTTAAAAAATATTTTTTTTGATGGTTTAATTACTGCTTCAAAGTGAGACAGTGTTCCGTGAGATTTCAAAAAATGTGGAGTTTTCGATTGAAACCTCGATGGTATTGATTGGAGTGTGTAAATAATACGTTAGTACGGGGAGGTAATTTGATGTTTAAATCGGGGAATTTAGCATTGAAATAGCCGATACAGGGAGGAAGTGGGTCGTAAATTTTGATTACGATTATTTTTGACACTTCATAACAAATGCAGGAGCATCTTGCCAAATAACTCGATGTTTAGGCACAATAAAAGCACAAAAAAAACAACCCGAAGGTTGTTTTAGTTTT
Coding sequences within:
- a CDS encoding DDE-type integrase/transposase/recombinase; its protein translation is MPFSATRVSWDTNVKHYVRNGLIDNLPNTLKAQIPKTNRYRWKREADNKYKGCEVAHFIKEELELIKRTGESRNAKKVMETYFKLSDTYHKITSSVKGSKKQVALQKEKIVNAIEKAKEFVPIATALKIFNISRATYHNYKTIVINKCDASYFLWCIKQYPHQLLKKEIFQIKNYMENKTYSHWSKASVYLLALRNKEISFCLTTFYKYAKLLGYAKPRHLQPKIKYSSFKSLRPNEIWCADVTILKTSDGKKQHIHFLMDHYSKMILGYSVEKSSSPKAIKKLLQEAYLKYKNKDPITLVTDGGVENLNKTVQNFLRTTDPDIKHLIAQKDIPFSNSKIEAFNKIIKHQFLLPRNLEDRKQLINALAEDVPTYNTIRPQYSLQGNTPAETFSGKPLDISHYKSHFDNQRKLRVTQNLKNKCTGCK